Proteins encoded within one genomic window of Aspergillus nidulans FGSC A4 chromosome VII:
- a CDS encoding uncharacterized protein (transcript_id=CADANIAT00007955), giving the protein MTIDEDEKTAPVHLEYDGHEADDDSIENIATSWFVWLVSLTASIAGSLFGYDTGIISAVLVYLGSDLDGRPASENEKQLITSLCSGGSFVGAIIAGLTADKFGRKPAIYVGCVLFTVGAVLQGAAYSIAQMSVGRLIVGFGVGSASMVVPLYIAELSPTKVRGRLIGLNNMSITGGQVISYGIGAAFAHVPHGWRYMVGLGGVPSIILACLLPFCPESPRQLVYHGKTQEAETVIRKIYKGASDAQVAAKVRLIVRACDESRELNKDSTRWAKIKLLHSNPAYFRALVCACGFAVIAQMSGFNTLMYYSATLFDLVGFSDPVAVGIVVAGTNFVMTWVNMMLVDPLGRRRVVLLTAWGMSAGLIAVAIAFKFIPVDTSTLELETDTVSPPAIVVLIFIIWFVFFYGASMGNTAWMNTDFFPMEVRAIGTMFQTCCTWGSNIIVSSTFLSMMQGITPSGAFGFYAAICGFGYILIYFFYPEVSGLSIEEIREVFQHGFGVAYSRKLRKTRKAAARAASAAGEEVEAKTV; this is encoded by the exons ATGACtatcgacgaagacgagaagacTGCCCCAGTGCATCTGGAGTACGACGGCCATGAAGCCGACGACGACTCCATCGAGAATATTGCCACCAGCTGGTTCGTCTGGCTTGTCTCCCTTACAGCATCTATTGCGGGCAGTCTCTTTGGCTACGATACCGGTATCATCTCCGCTGTCCTGGTCTATCTGGGAAGCGACCTCGATGGACGCCCAGCGTCTGAGAACGAGAAACAATTGATCACCAGTTTATGCTCCGGCGGGTCTTTTGTGGGCGCCATTATTGCCGGTCTTACTGCCGACAAG TTTGGTCGAAAGCCTGCCATTTATGTCGGGTGCGTGCTATTTACCGTCGGCGCAGTCCTCCAAGGCGCAGCATACAGTATCGCGCAAATGTCAGTCGGACGCCTAATTGTCGGATTTGGTGTGGGGAGCGCCTCGATGGTAGTGCCTCTCTATATTGCAGAACTATCACCCACAAAAGTCCGCGGCAGACTCATCGGTCTCAATAACATGTCCATCACCGGCGGCCAAGTCATTTCTTATGGTATCGGAGCAGCGTTCGCGCACGTTCCGCATGGCTGGCGGTATATGGTTGGGCTTGGAGGCGTCCCCTCAATCATCCTGGCAtgcctcctccccttctgcCCTGAATCCCCGCGCCAGCTCGTCTACCACGGCAAGACACAAGAGGCCGAAACTGTGATCCGCAAAATCTACAAGGGTGCCTCggatgcccaggttgcaGCAAAAGTTCGGTTGATTGTTAGGGCATGCGATGAATCACGAGAACTCAACAAAGACTCCACGCGCTGGGCCAAGATCAAGCTCCTGCATTCGAACCCGGCGTACTTCCGCGCGCTGGTGTGCGCCTGCGGCTTTGCTGTCATTGCCCAGATGTCCGGGTTCAATACTCTGATGTACTACTCCGCCACGCTGTTTGATCTTGTTGGCTTCTCAGACCCCGTTGCAGTGGGAATAGTTGTTGCGGGAACCAATTTCGTCATGACGTGGGTGAACATGATGCTTGTCGACCCCCTTGGCCGCCGGCGCGTCGTCCTCCTAACCGCCTGGGGCATGTCTGCGGGCCTGATTGCTGTAGCTATCGCATTCAAGTTTATCCCTGTAGACACCTCAACTCTCGAACTCGAAACCGATACCGTCAGCCCACCTGCCATTGTCGTGCTCATCTTTATCATTTGGTTCGTTTTCTTCTACGGCGCGTCCATGGGGAACACAGCCTGGATGAACACAGATTTCTTCCCCATGGAAGTCCGCGCAATCGGGACGATGTTCCAGACTTGCTGTACCTGGGGCTCGAATATAATTGTATCCAGCACGTTTCTGAGCATGATGCAGGGGATAACGCCGTCTGGCGCGTTCGGGTTTTATGCCGCTATCTGTGGGTTTGGGTATATCCTGATTTATTTCTTTTACCCTGAGGTCTCGGGATTAAGTATTGAGGAGATCAGGGAAGTCTTCCAACATGGATTTGGGGTGGCCTATTCGAGGAAACTTCgaaagacaaggaaggcTGCGGCCAGGGCAGCGAGTGCCGCAGGggaagaagtcgaagcgAAGACGGTTTAA
- a CDS encoding uncharacterized protein (transcript_id=CADANIAT00007953) — MPSCAVAHAIGNVRKPGIALLFAPEQPMVKEHDVKKWHVVYQNRFDCWEGPLRIQGTSAFREMEAYNLERRISMYDQAEWVADLNVLKSLGQSLICECVVSMVNIAVMIHPCQRAK, encoded by the exons ATGCCTTCATGTGCTGTTGCGCATGCTATCGGTAACGTGAGAAAGCCAGGGATAGCGCTCCTTTTTGCGCCTGAGCAGCCGATGGTCAAAGAGCACGATGTCAAGAAGTGGCACGTGGTGTATCAAAACCGATTCGATT GTTGGGAAGGACCTCTGAGAATCCAAGGGACTTCAGCATTCAGAGAAATGGAAGCGTACAATTTGGAGAGGCGAATCTCCATGTACGATCAAGCAGAATGGGTCGCCGACTTGAACGTCCTCAAGTCTCTAGGCCAGTCCCTGATCTGCGAGTGTGTGGTGTCCATGGTAAACATTGCAGTCATGATCCATCCATGTCAGCGTGCGAAGTAG
- a CDS encoding HpcH/HpaI aldolase family protein (transcript_id=CADANIAT00007951), with protein sequence MALNTALNTALQTSKTAYGFWLTLPGAGVAKTILRSTAQHANRFSWVLVDAEHGLISDKDYYEVDSYANPRSSEGASPIIRVPWGEEWLIKRALDAGAHGILTPMCHSEEDAAKIVRYCKYPPQGSRGYGPMFALHSFPEVPAAQYDAGADKNTAVFVQIESKGGLESVEKIAAVEGLDGILIGPFDLAKQIGVQRGGDEHEAAIQRILKAAKSARKKAAIFCTDGADAQNRAQQGFDMVSIVTDVGVLGSGMLRELNVASGKAEGGKPRDGY encoded by the exons ATGGCCCTCAACACAGCCCTCAATACCGCTCTGCAAACCAGCAAGACAGCCTACGGATTCTGGCTTAC ACTCCCTGGCGCCGGCGTTGCAAAGACAATCCTCCGCTCAACAGCACAGCACGCAAACAGATTCAGCTGGGTCCTAGTAGACGCCGAGCACGGTCTGATTTCAGATAAGGATTATTATGAGGTAGATTCCTATGCAAATCCGCGGT CATCTGAAGGCGCAAGCCCGATCATCCGCGTCCCGTGGGGCGAAGAGTGGTTAATTAAGCGCGCCCTTGATGCTGGGGCACATGGAATTCTGACACCAATGTGTCATTCCGAA GAGGACGCTGCCAAGATTGTCAGATATTGCAAGTATCCCCCACAGGGCTCGCGCGGGTACGGACCTATGTTCGCGCTGCATTCCTTCCCTGAGGTTCCTGCGGCACAATATGATGCTGGGGCCGATAAGAACACAGCTGTGTTTGTGCAGATTGAGTCGAAGGGGGGCTTGGAGAGTGTAGAGAAGATTGCTGCGGTAGAGGGGCTGGACGGGATTCTTATTG GTCCATTTGACCTCGCAAAGCAGATTGGTGTCCAGCGTGGCGGAGACGAACATGAAGCTGCTATTCAACGGATCTTGAAAGCTGCGAAGTCAGCtaggaagaaggctgctATTTTCT GTACCGACGGCGCGGACGCGCAGAACCGTGCTCAACAGGGATTCGACATGGTTTCTATCGTCACTGACGTCGGTGTTCTGGGTAGTGGGATGTTGCGGGAGCTTAATGTAGCCAGTGGAAAGGCTGAGGGTGGAAAGCCTCGCGACGGATATTAA
- a CDS encoding uncharacterized protein (transcript_id=CADANIAT00007954) — MKPWILAFLALSACALAQETETPGPSPTESVGCEPHGDHWHCDAPATSTETDLESTSETLPPSPTESIGCEPHGDHWHCDAPATTTESESESDATSTSTTTATDGEASESESASLSPSPTESVGCEPHGDHWHCDGPAETESASSDSSSSAAADATATDEAGAEETGGEQPEDGAGIVGVKLSGVVAMAIGAAAVLL, encoded by the exons ATGAAGCCCTGGATTCTCGCCTTCCTAGCCCTATCAGCCTGCGCTCTGGCCCAGGAGACCGAAACACCCGGTCCTTCTCCCACCGAGTCTGTTGGCTGTGAACCGCACGGAGACCACTG GCACTGCGACGCCCCAGCAACATCTACAGAGACTGATTTGGAGTCAACCTCTGAGACCCTGCCACCAAGCCCTACAGAGTCGATTGGCTGCGAACCGCATGGAGACCACTGGCACTGCGATGCGCCAGCCACAACGaccgagtccgagtccgagtccgatgCAACATCCACCTctaccaccactgccactgACGGCGAGGCATCTGAGTCCGAATCTGCCAGCCTCTCGCCGAGCCCAACTGAGTCCGTTGGCTGTGAGCCACATGGAGACCACTGGCACTGCGACGGTCCTGCTGAGACGGAGAGTGCGAGCAGTGACAGTAGCAGCTCAGCTGCGGCCGACGCCACTGCTACTGACGAAGCGGGTGCCGAGGAGACCGGTGGCGAGCAGCCAGAAGACGGAGCCGGGATTGTCGGTGTGAAGTTGTCGGGTGTGGTGGCTATGGCCATTGGGGCCGCTGCTGTGCTGCTGTAA
- a CDS encoding putative MFS peptide transporter (transcript_id=CADANIAT00007952), which translates to MEPVLNEKTGAPAVEDVVAVSDYEEPTEEELKTLRRIPGALPTVAYLICIVEFCERASYLGVSGLISNFVNRPLPAGGNGYGAPARGTQDTAGALGMGTVKANAVSQSFSMLAYLLPMFFGYLSDAHTGRFKMILYGVAVFGVAHVLMVGATAPKLLANGGAKAPYFISLYMLSVGASMFKPNVSPLLLDQMPRDKAKIKVLPSGERVIVDPEATSERTMLWFYLLINIGGFMQTATSYAEKYVGWWLAFILPLFLYIPLPLLLIWLRKRLVLFPPGGSDLPNVVRVLKICLSRGGIFRIGRHGFWDAAKPSVIAAKGQNIRTQWNDQFVEDVRRTFQATGIFCFFPIQYINDNGLGSAASFLSTMLKTDGVPNDLISNFNPLSIIFFAPILNYGLYPLLRRWKIHYGPVARMATGLFISSIGGIGYTVLNYYAYKLGPCGKWGSSDTCVDENGNTRVAPITIWWIAIPYAIGGISELFINVPAYGIAYSRAPKNMRGLVSAINLLNTAVAYAIGLACSAVIKDPYLTWDFGGPSIVGFVLTVIFYFMFRHIDKEEYFLTEMAENENETTAQPKESALSENGDKTLSPVEKVADNEPEKIGVSLKQ; encoded by the exons atgg agcccgTCCTCAACGAGAAGACCGGCGCGCCCGCCGTCGAAGATGTCGTCGCCGTCTCCGATTATGAAGAGCCgaccgaggaggagctcaagacgCTCCGCCGCATCCCCGGCGCCCTCCCGACCGTCGCCTACCTTATCTGTATAGTAGAATTCTGCGAGCGCGCCTCGTATCTGGGAGTCTCCGGTCTCATCTCCAACTTCGTGAACCGGCCTCTCCCTGCGGGAGGCAATGGTTACGGCGCGCCTGCGCGCGGGACCCAGGACACGGCTGGTGCCCTGGGCATGGGCACCGTCAAGGCGAATGCCGTCAGCCAGTCATTCAGTATGCTCGCGTACCTGCTGCCCATGTTCTTTGGCTACCTCTCCGATGCGCACACTGGACGTTTCAAGATGATCCTCTACGGTGTTGCGGTCTTTGGTGTTGCGCACGTTCTCATGGTCGGTGCTACGGCGCCCAAACTGCTGGCCAATGGGGGTGCAAAGGCGCCGTACTTTATCTCACTGTATATGCTCTCTGTCGGTGCTT CCATGTTCAAGCCCAACGTAtcccccctcctcctcgaccagaTGCCTCGCGATAAAGCCAAGATCAAGGTTCTTCCCAGCGGCGAACGGGTCATTGTCGACCCGGAGGCTACTTCTGAGCGAACCATGCTATGGTTCTACCTGCTCATCAATATCGGCGGCTTCATGCAGACCGCCACCTCGTACGCTGAGAAGTACGTCGGCTGGTGGTTGGCTTTCATTCTGCCTCTGTTCCTCTACATCCCTCTGCCCCTTCTTCTG ATCTGGTTGCGCAAGcgcctcgtcctctttcCCCCTGGAGGAAGCGACCTTCCCAACGTCGTGCGCGTGCTGAAGATCTGTCTCTCTCGCGGGGGCATCTTCCGCATCGGCCGCCACGGCTTCTGGGATGCCGCGAAACCGTCAGTGATTGCGGCGAAAGGGCAGAACATTCGCACACAGTGGAACGACCAGTTCGTCGAGGACGTGCGACGCACCTTTCAAGCGACCgggatcttctgcttcttcccgATCCAGTACATCAACGACAATGGCCTCGGCAGCGCCGCCAGTTTCCTCTCCACTATGCTCAAGACGGATGGAGTGCCAAACGACCTGATCTCGAACTTCAACCCGCTCagcatcatcttcttcgcgccGATCCTGAACTACGGGCTTTACCCGTTGCTGCGCCGGTGGAAGATCCACTATGGCCCTGTGGCACGCATGGCAACTGGtctcttcatctcttccatTGGGGGCATTGGATACACTGTGCTCAACTACTACGCGTACAAACTTGGTCCCTGCGGGAAATGGGGGTCCTCGGATACTTGCGTTGATGAGAACGGGAATACGCGCGTGGCACCGATCACCATCTGG TGGATCGCCATTCCCTACGCCATCGGTGGCATCTCTGAGCTCTTCATCAACGTCCCCGCCTACGGCATCGCCTACTCCCGCGCCCCCAAGAATATGCGCGGCCTCGTCTCCgccatcaacctcctcaacacGGCAGTCGCCTATGCCATTGGACTGGCCTGCTCGGCCGTGATCAAGGACCCTTATCTGACTTGGGACTTTGGCGGCCCGTCCATTGTAGGCTTTGTCCTCACTGTCATCTTCTACTTTATGTTCCGCCACATCGACAAGGAGGAGTACTTCCTCacggagatggcggagaacgagaacgagACGACTGCCCAGCCTAAGGAGAGCGCGCTGAGTGAGAATGGGGATAAGACATTAAGCCCCGTAGAGAAGGTTGCTGATAATGAGCCGGAGAAGATTGGGGTATCCCTAAAACAATGA
- a CDS encoding uncharacterized protein (transcript_id=CADANIAT00007949), producing MRPKSRSDFTVAVICALPLEADAVEALFDEHYDRLGEYYGKQPGDANAYLNGRIGNHNVVLCYMPGIGKESAASVASSLQVSYTEIKLALVVGICGGAPSPPVYQEIFLGDVMISDSVIEYDFGRQYPGGFQQKSAVKDILGRPSQEIRALLNGLRAENARNEFQSQIREHLHVLQQRGAKWHRPYIKDILFNASYLHKHYSDAPAGCSCLRSNSPDEICEMALEEDCDSLGCDKKQAVRCRKTLENIQPSVYVGPIASADTVMKSGQYRDELVRKEKVIGFEMEGAGVWDNLPCIIIKGVCDYADSHKSKSWQAYAAATGASAAKAFLKYWMSANRKGANRSRNRHLVIPFGRNSRFVGRQDEIHKLESLIFMPDGPRKLAITGLGGVGKTQVALELAYRMRDREADCSIFWVPCTSYEVAEQALLSIAQRVEIQDTQPEKLKERLKTYFGQEDKNWLLIFDNADDMDMWTKGSNDTPPLKDFLPLNNQGHIIFTTRNRELAVDLASPYVMQVPELDRKTGMEFLEKSLCKDLLHDSHAMIRLLEQLTFLPLAISQATAYINKKGLKVSDYLTLLEEQETDVVELLSKDFGDDQRYTDVQNPVAKTWLISFKQIQKLDQLAVEYLLLMACINPRNIPQAFLPPRSKLQMSDALGLLNAFFFITIQPENGYISLHRLVHLATRNWMRKEGWFPLWITKTTDRLSSIFPHNDHANRQVWREYLPHALSLLRETEFHKHQEQYVDYIEKVGTCLDSDGRYNEAEKLQAQVIEARKKVLGPEHPSTLTSVHNLASTYRNQGRWSEAEELQEQVIKTWKQVLGLKHPFTLTSMGNLALIYWNRGRWKEAEELLAQVMENRKQVLGLVHPDTLASVHNLAATYLDRGRWKEAEELFVQLVETRKQVVGLEHPDTLTSMHNLASTYRNQGRWKEAEELLTHILEAWKRVMGSEHPSTLTSMHNLASIFWCQGRWKEAEELLTEVIETRKRVLGPEHPDTLSSLHNLASRYLDIGHWKEAEGLLAQVMETRKQVLGPAHPSTLTCMHNLASAYQNQGRLEEAEELQVRVMEAWKQVVGSKHPSTLTSMDNLATTYRKQGRWNEAEELQVQVMETWTQVLGPEHPDTLISMANLASLYYNQGQWNKAEKLQVQVMETRKQVLGPEHPHTLTSMLNLAFTFKNLGNNLDALRLIKGYAGLCNKVLGSNHPQAILSLSTLNEWESEAEQLTKGQKQQTLADTSSSLALPQSYAGEQGASELKTAGGKRRRLS from the exons ATGCGCCCGAAAAGCCGCAGTGATTTTACAGTCGCTGTTATTTGCGCCCTTCCCCTTGAGGCTGACGCTGTCGAAGCCCTTTTTGATGAGCATTATGACCGCCTCGGAGAGTACTATGGCAAACAGCCAGGCGACGCGAATGCATACTTAAATGGAAGGATAGGCAATCATAATGTAGTTTTGTGCTACATGCCAGGAATTGGGAAAGAAAGTGCAGCAAGTGTTGCCTCCAGCTTGCAAGTCAGCTATACAGAGATCAAGCTTGCATTAGTCGTTGGTATCTGTGGAGGGgccccttctccgccagttTACCAAGAAATATTCCTAGGTGATGTCATGATCAGTGATTCTGTGATTGAATATGACTTTGGCAGGCAGTATCCTGGCGGTTTTCAACAAAAGAGTGCTGTCAAGGACATACTGGGTAGGCCAAGTCAGGAGATCCGGGCTCTTCTGAACGGCCTTAGGGCCGAAAATGCTCGCAATGAATTTCAGAGCCAGATACGAGAACATCTCCATGTTCTCCAACAAAGAGGGGCCAAGTGGCATCGTCCATATATCAAGGATATCCTTTTTAATGCCTCTTATCTTCATAAGCATTACTCTGATGCTCCTGCAGGGTGCTCCTGTCTTAGGAGTAACTCGCCTGACGAGATTTGTGAAATGGCATTAGAGGAGGACTGTGATAGCCTTGGATGTGACAAAAAACAGGCAGTTCGATGTCGAAAGACCTTGGAAAATATCCAGCCCTCTGTATATGTTGGACCCATCGCTTCTGCTGATACGGTGATGAAGTCTGGGCAGTACCGTGATGAGCTtgtcagaaaagaaaaggttATTGgctttgaaatggaaggGGCAGGGGTGTGGGATAATCTTCCATGTATCATTATCAAAGGGGTCTGTGACTATGCTGATAGTCACAAGAGCAAGTCATGGCAAGCATACGCAGCAGCAACTGGAGCCTCGGCAGCAAAAGCATTCTTGAAGTACTGGATGTCTGCAAACCGCAAAG GTGCAAACAGAAGCAGAAACCGTCACTTGGTGATCCCCTTTGGGAGAAATTCCCGCTTTGTGGGCCGCCAGGATGAGATCCATAAGTTGGAAAGTTTAATCTTCATGCCTGATGGACCGAGAAAGCTTGCCATTACTGGTTTAGGAGGAGTTGGCAAGACTCAAGTAGCCCTTGAGCTAGCGTACCGTATGCGGGACAGAGAGGCTGACTGTTCAATTTTTTGGGTCCCATGCACCAGTTATGAGGTTGCTGAACAGGCCCTTTTGTCCATTGCTCAAAGAGTAGAGATCCAAGACACGCAGCCAGAAAAGTTGAAAGAACGCCTCAAGACTTACTTCGGCCAAGAAGACAAGAATTGGCTTCTGATATTCGacaatgcagatgatatggaTATGTGGACCAAGGGCAGCAACGACACTCCACCATTAAAGGACTTTCTTCCCTTAAACAATCAAGGCCATATCATCTTTACTACTCGGAATAGAGAACTAGCCGTGGACTTAGCCTCTCCTTATGTGATGCAAGTCCCTGAACTTGACAGAAAAACTGGCATGGAGTTCCTGGAAAAGTCTCTTTGCAAGGACCTGCTTCATGATTCTCACGCCATGATTCGTCTGCTTGAACAGCTTACTTTCCTTCCGTTGGCTATAAGCCAGGCCACTGCATATATCAACAAAAAGGGTCTGAAAGTGTCTGATTACTTGACCCTTCTGGAGGAACAGGAGACAGATGTTGTGGAGCTCCTTAGCAAGGATTTTGGTGATGACCAACGCTATACAGACGTGCAGAATCCGGTAGCGAAAACATGGCTGATATCATTCAAACAGATTCAGAAGCTAGACCAACTGGCTGTTGAATATCTATTACTCATGGCCTGCATTAATCCACGCAATATCCCGCAAGCCTTTCTTCCACCACGATCAAAGCTGCAGATGAGTGATGCTCTTGGACTTTTAAatgctttcttttttataACTATACAACCTGAAAATGGCTATATTAGCCTCCATCGCTTGGTGCATCTAGCAACTCGAaactggatgaggaaggagggatgGTTCCCACTCTGGATAACCAAAACAACAGACCGATTAAGTTCAATTTTTCCGCATAACGACCATGCCAACCGACAAGTTTGGAGGGAATATCTCCCCCATGCGCTTTCCTTATTGAGAGAGACGGAGTTTCATAAACATCAAGAGCAGTACGTTGACTACATAGAAAAAGTGGGGACCTGTTTGGATAGTGATGGAAGGTATAATGAGGCGGAAAAGCTGCAGGCCCAGGTGATAGAGGCCCGAAAAAAGGTACTTGGGCCAGAGCATCCTTCTACTCTGACCAGTGTGCACAACCTTGCATCAACATATCGGAACCAAGGACGATGGagcgaagcagaagagctgcaggaacaGGTGATAAAGACCTGGAAACAGGTGCTTGGGCTAAAGCATCCTTTTACGCTGACCAGCATGGGCAACTTGGCCTTAATATACTGGAATCGAGGACggtggaaggaagcagaagagctgcTGGCGCAGGTGATGGAGAATCGGAAACAGGTACTTGGGCTGGTGCATCCTGACACTCTCGCCAGCGTGCACAACCTAGCAGCAACATACCTGGATAGAGGGcgatggaaggaagcagaagagttaTTTGTGCAGCTAGTAGAGACCCGAAAACAGGTGGTGGGGTTAGAGCATCCCGACACTCTAACCAGCATGCACAACCTGGCATCAACATACCGGAACCAAGGGcgatggaaggaagcagaagagttaTTGACGCACATACTGGAGGCCTGGAAACGGGTGATGGGGTCCGAGCATCCTTCCACTCTAACCAGCATGCACAATCTAGCCTCGATATTTTGGTGCCAAGGGcgatggaaggaagcagaagagctgcTGACGGAGGTGATTGAGACCCGTAAACGGGTTCTagggccagagcatcctgaCACTCTTTCCAGCCTGCACAACCTGGCATCAAGGTACCTGGATATAGGGCACTGGAAGGAAGCGGAGGGTCTGCTGGCGCAGGTAATGGAGACCAGGAAACAGGTATTAGGACCAGCACATCCTTCTACATTGACCTGTATGCACAACCTGGCATCAGCATACCAGAACCAGGGACGattggaggaagcagaagagttgCAGGTACGAGTGATGGAGGCCTGGAAACAGGTGGTAGGGTCCAAGCATCCTTCCACCTTAACCAGTATGGACAACCTGGCAACCACATACCGGAAGCAAGGACGATGgaatgaagcagaagagttgCAGGTACAGGTGATGGAGACGTGGACACAGGTCCTagggccagagcatcccGATACACTAATCAGCATGGCCAACCTTGCATCATTATACTATAATCAAGGACAATGGAACAAAGCAGAAAAGCTACAGGTGCAGGTAATGGAGACTCGGAAACAGGTGCTagggccagagcatcctCACACGCTAACCAGCATGCTCAACCTTGCCTTTACATTCAAGAATCTGGGAAATAACCTAGATGCCCTGCGGCTTATTAAGGGTTATGCGGGCCTCTGCAACAAGGTGTTAGGCTCAAATCATCCGCAGGCTATACTCTCGCTCAGTACCCTTAACGAATGGGAATCTGAAGCGGAACAGCTCACAAAAGGTCAGAAACAACAGACTTTAGCAGacacttcctcttccctaGCACTGCCGCAGTCTTATGCCGGTGAACAAGGTGCATCAGAATTAAAAACTGCAGGCGGCAAACGGCGGCGATTATCATGA